One window from the genome of Nicotiana sylvestris chromosome 9, ASM39365v2, whole genome shotgun sequence encodes:
- the LOC104232618 gene encoding cytokinin dehydrogenase 6-like, which translates to MTCQSFVFTRKKNVLFLRSFTILVLSWVIIKPEFCFSSVLSSLKALHLQGHITFENNEFAARDFGNQIHVHPLAVVHPKSVADISEIIKHVWQMGPGSELTVAARGHGHSLQGQAQARRGVIINMESLQGQEMQVYRGQFPYVDVSAGELWINILHETLKYGLAPKSWTDYLHLTVGGTLSNAGISGQAFRHGPQISNVHQLEVVTGKGEVLICSKEQNADLFHAVLGGLGQFGIITRARISLERAPRMVKWIRVLYSDFSTFARDQEHLISAAKTFDYIEGLVIKNKTGLMNNWRASFDPQDPVQASHFVSDGRTLYCLELTKNLYPEKSDTVNQMQEIEDLLSQLSYIPSTLFMSEVPYIEFLDRVHASELKLRSKGLWDLPHPWLNLLVPKSKIQHFAKEVFGNILKDTNNGPVLVYPIHKSKLDNRTSFVSPNEDIIYLVAFLSHANPSSSGTDSLEHVLTQNKRILDFCDVAHLGVKQYLPHYTTQEQWRTHFGPKWEVFVQRKSAYDPLAMLAPGQRIFQKAVSVS; encoded by the exons ATGACGTGCCAAAGCTTTGTTTTCACCAGAAAAAAGAACGTTCTGTTCCTAAGAAGCTTCACAATTTTAGTGCTAAGCTGGGTAATTATCAAACCAGAATTTTGTTTTTCCAGTGTCCTATCCTCATTGAAAGCCCTTCATTTACAAGGCCATATTACTTTCGAAAACAATGAGTTTGCAGCCCGAGATTTCGGCAACCAAATTCATGTCCACCCTTTAGCAGTAGTCCATCCCAAATCCGTTGCTGATATTTCAGAAATAATTAAACATGTCTGGCAAATGGGTCCGGGTTCTGAATTAACCGTAGCCGCGCGAGGCCACGGTCATTCGCTTCAGGGCCAGGCGCAAGCGCGACGTGGAGTTATAATCAACATGGAGTCACTACAGGGTCAGGAAATGCAGGTCTACAGGGGTCAATTCCCTTATGTAGATGTCTCAGCTGGTGAATTGTGGATTAATATATTGCATGAAACTTTGAAATATGGATTAGCACCAAAATCTTGGACTGACTACCTCCATCTTACTGTTGGAGGTACACTGTCTAATGCTGGCATCAGTGGACAGGCATTTCGACACGGCCCTCAGATCAGTAATGTCCACCAGCTGGAGGTTGTTACAG GAAAAGGAGAAGTCTTAATTTGTTCAAAGGAACAGAATGCTGACCTATTCCATGCTGTTTTGGGAGGACTTGGACAGTTTGGCATAATAACTAGAGCAAGAATCTCTCTGGAACGAGCCCCAAGGATG GTGAAATGGATAAGAGTGTTGTACTCTGATTTCTCCACATTTGCCAGAGACCAAGAGCATTTGATATCTGCAGCTAAAACATTTGATTACATAGAAGGGCTGGTGATAAAGAACAAAACAGGTCTAATGAATAACTGGAGAGCATCTTTTGACCCTCAAGATCCTGTTCAAGCCAGCCACTTTGTATCAGATGGAAGAACACTCTATTGCCTTGAACTAACCAAAAATTTATACCCCGAAAAATCCGATACAGTAAACCAG ATGCAGGAAATTGAAGATTTATTATCCCAACTAAGTTATATTCCATCAACGTTATTTATGTCAGAAGTTCCATACATAGAATTTTTGGACAGAGTTCATGCTTCAGAGCTAAAACTTCGATCGAAAGGACTTTGGGATCTCCCACACCCATGGCTCAATCTTCTAGTTCCTAAAAGCAAAATACAACACTTCGCTAAGGAAGTTTTTGGCAACATCCTTAAAGATACTAACAATGGCCCTGTTCTTGTCTACCCCATTCATAAATCAAA GTTGGATAACAGAACCTCATTTGTTTCTCCAAATGAAGATATTATCTACCTGGTGGCCTTTTTATCCCATGCAAATCCTTCATCCAGTGGAACTGACAGTTTAGAACATGTCTTAACTCAGAACAAAAGAATATTAGATTTCTGTGATGTGGCACACCTAGGAGTCAAGCAATATTTGCCTCATTACACAACACAAGAACAGTGGAGGACCCACTTTGGTCCAAAATGGGAAGTATTTGTACAGAGAAAATCTGCTTATGACCCTTTAGCTATGCTAGCACCTGGTCAGAGAATTTTCCAAAAGGCAGTATCAGTTTCATAA